A region of the Lycium barbarum isolate Lr01 chromosome 1, ASM1917538v2, whole genome shotgun sequence genome:
TTATAAAGACAGATTAAATTCTTCTGATATTGTCCTGTTATAACTTGGGAGCTGAAACATGCATAAAAGAATTACTAACCTGAACCGGACTCTTCTAAGCTCTCGAGTACCACCAGGCAACGCTCGAATCGTGATATAGACTCCAGGCTCGTCTTCTTCAACCCATTCAGTTTCAACGTCGCTGGCATTGCTAACCGACAGTTCTCCTGAGCGATCAGCCTCCCTTGAAGAACTAGTCCATGCAGAAGCATCCATTGATGGTCTCTCACTTTTAGTTGCACTGATGCTGGAGAGCTTAGGGGTCGAAGTGAGACCACCTGCATCGTAATAAGATGGATCTCTTTCAAGAGAGCCTGATGACAACTGGCCTGCCCCTGTTGAACGATGAAAGTGACTAGGGAGACGTTCTTTGGTTAGTGGAGGCGTTACAGGACTACTCTCAGCGTATTCAAGCTTTAAGTTCTGAAACAAAAAGAGTACACATAATGATTAAGAAACATACAGCACATGCATGTACTTACAATACAAAAGAGCAAGAAGGCAAGAGTGCTGCTCCAAGCAATTTAATAGGATTGGTTGCGACATTTTGCCACTAAACCACAAGGCTCACCTCATCTTCAGACTTTGGAGGGATTGGCAATGGTACTGCTTGTCGATTGAACCTACGGACATTGTATAGTTCCATGACCTTGTCATAATTCTCAGCCCACCAACGTTGAGCTTGCCACTTGTTAAACAGCTCACGGCTGACAAAAACATAAGTAACATTTTAAAACTCTCAACAAGTTTACCCACTATGGCCAAGATGGGTGGGAGGGTGAAAGATGTATTCAATCATAAAAGATCAGTCACCCATGCATACAAAAAATGCTCAAGAGAAAGACTAGTAGAGTTCGGATAGAAAAGGCAAAGTGTTACATCACTGCTTTCTTCCTTCGGCTAATGACGGTCGTCAGTAAAGTAGTGACATAAGGGAGTTGACAGCTCAAAAAGACAACTAATCATGTCTGCAACTTCAATCAAGTTTCATCCTGAACCAAAGAAATATCTCACCGAGCTGATTTTCCAATTGAAGATTCCAAAACTCTGAGTAGCATTGATTATAATGTTGAAGCTATAGCAGAGTTAGCAAAATAGTGCTGGGACACGTGGAGCAAGATCACAAtgcttttaatttttttcctccaCCACAGTGCTTTTAATTCATCACAACCAATTTTGTTAGACACAATTTTTCAGTTGCAGCTCTTGCAATAAGCAGAAGCTAATTAGTTAACTTTGTATAATTACAGGTATTAATAGAAGCATTCTGTGAAGAAGAAGGTGAAAAACCACACTGACATACTCACGAATTGCAATTCGACCTAGAAAGGAGAAAAAGACGTTATCGTTTTCACGTTATACTTTTCTGCATTAACAAAATTGGTAGCAAAAATGAGAACAGAAACAGAAATGTTTTCGTTGACGTTATGCCCTGATAAAGCTATGAATCCATGTATTTCCAAACAGAATGAAATTAATTTCTTATATGTTATTTGCTTTCCCACTGAGATCTAAAAGTTCACTTATTAATGGACTAAAATAGTGACAAACAATAAGAAAATTCATGCTCATAATTAATGGGGGCATTGGTTTTAGCTGAAATTTTGTCAAATCAAATGGACGAAATTCAAAAATAAAGAAGAGAAAGATGGGATTCCTATTCTTTCTTTCAATCCAGATAAGTCAAGAAACAAAATACTCAAACAGAAAAATCCGATTATGAATTATAGCTTAGCATTTAGTTGAggagaaaagaaacaagaaaagacCACATGTTATCTATCACAAGAACCActagttcatttttttttcacaGCAGCATTAAACACACATGCATAATAGAAATGAGACAGCAGGAATTTGATATGGTAAAAATGTCCAGGAGTGTTTTCCTGTCAATGTCAGATGATGGCTTTCATTAAGATCATCAGTATTAGATTTTAGAACAAAGTGACTGGTGAGCAGCCATGTGGAATAGACAACTGGTTCGCTCTACCCTGTTATATGTACAAGTCTTCAATAATTTGCTATGTAAGAGGGATGCCCCGTTACCCCACCAGTACTAGAACAGGAAACCCTCCTAAAACTAGATGCATATGATCCAATTATGTTGCACTCAAATAAGACAATCATTAACATCATAtacgaaaatcatttttttcccaGTCAATTAaatcatccttttttttttaaatcatcccttttttttttatgacatgggaacccgcagctgcTGCCCTTTGGGTGCGCatagggtaaacccagctcctgcgCAATAGCTCGCAAATTACACAAGAGAGGTAGCCCACACTAGGCAAGCcctgtgcgacgagctcgacccagaaggaaTCATCCCTTTAACCCTGCCAACCCAGAAGGAATTATCCCTTTAACCCTGCCAACCCAGAAGGAATTATCCCTTTAACCCTGCCAACCCAGAAGGAATTATCCCTTTAACCCTGCCAGTTAACATGAAAGTTGAAACCCCAAGCTCGAGGATGAGTAAACAAGAATGATTAGGCTTGATTTACCTATGACTAAAGCAAGACATCCATTAAGACTGGAAAGGGATGTTAATTTTTAATGCTTACTAATAGGATTTGGAAGCCTGGATATtgtatacggaaaagggccaaaattacccccgaactttgggaaatagttcattcatacccttcgttatactttagggtcaattatacccttatgtctaacagctgccaagTGGCATCAttccagcccttcaaaattattttcccctcaaataattttttactcactaaaataacCTAACctgacccgattttttttttccagccaaggggtaatgggttgggtccgtatcagtttggctgaaaagaaaaaaaaaaatcagatcgggttgggttattttagtggataaaaaattatttgaggggaaaataattttgaagggctgggatgatgtcacgtggcagctgttaAACATAAGAGTATAATTAAcctcatagtataacggtaatGGTATAATTgtccctaaagtataacgaagggtatggatgaactatttctcaaaatttaggggtaattttggcccttttccgtattgtATATGCTTCTTTTGTACCTTGGAGAGATTCAATACGTAAGGTCACCAAGCCGATATTTTAAGACTTGGTAAAGACCCACTCTTGGTCCCCTCCATAATTTCTGGCATAGTGCCGCACAATGTATGTAGACATACACAAGTCAATTAAGTACAACTACATTAATCTACAATTAAAAATCACATCTAGAAAAACGACCCATCGAAAGGTCTGGTTATTCGGCGCcacacagaaaaaaaaaaaaaaaaaacaggaaaaTGGTCCTAActcggtttcaatttttttaacttttatttctttttagtctgtttaaaaaaaaaaaatatgcaatTCTTTAACTCCAAACTTTCCTCGtgtttaaaatcacaagattaaaTGACATTTTCTTACATTGTAACCCTCTTTAATTTAAAACTACAAAATTCAAAATAACCACTCGCAAACAAACAAGAACAGATGAAATCAAAGCAGAGAAAAAGAGAACACAAATGGCAAAGATGTAATACCTGAATCTAATCCGTTTCAGATCATTTCCACCTTCAGGTAAAGAAACAAACGTAATTAAAACACCAGGTTCCACTTGAGCAACCCATTCTTTAATCTCATCATCATCTTCCATACCAACAACCGATTCACTCCTGCCACTAACCGATACCGGCGTACTTTCGCCACTAGACAACACTTTCAATCTCCCTTTCATTTTCCTTGGTGTTGAATTTGAACTCCCAGTCCTTTTATATGAGTAATGAAATCTTTCGGAAACAGACCCAGTTTCAGAATCAGCATAGCTAGGTTTCTGGTTGTTGTGATTTGAGCCACCTGAACATGGTTTGCAGTTCTTGTATGCTCCTGATGCTTTAATGGCCATATCCTTGATCTGAAAAATAAACAAGGTTTTGGATTTAATAACATCTTTCGCAGCTTATTTAAGTTTATTTTTGACATTATGTTCAAAAACACACTTTGAACTAATCACTTTTTTTGCGAatcctgaactatcaccatttaTGTATTAAGACACAGCTAATTGAGTAGATAGTGATAGTTGGTCTAATCAGATTCGAGATGTGTTCATATCTGATAGTTGGGTTGTGAAACTCGCAAAAAAGTTGATAGTtcgggtgtgtttttgaccattagttCTTTATTTTTTCGTTGATAAAAAGAGAATCGGGAGAGTGAACCTGAGCAGTAAGGGCTTTAATGGCTTGCTTTGTGCTGGGTGTTGCAGCTGTATCATCTTCTTCGGGTTGACGTAGAGATCCAGTATTGAGCTGCTTTGAACATGCTATACAAGTCAACATTCTTGAATTTATAGCCTTAATCTCCGAGCAAGATACCCACTGAGAAGAAATATCCTATTGGAAAATTGAATGACAAAATTGAAGTTACTGTCACATAATTAAGAATTAAGCACTTAGAACTGAGCACTGGAGCAACGATAGAAATTTTACCTTTCCAGCAAAGCAGAGTAGAAGACAAGCCCGTGCCAAACAGAGTGCAGCAGAGGCCTAATGGTATATACTAGACATTAACTTAACCTAAAAATCCGTGGCATTAATACACGttagaattcaaaaaaaaaaacagcattgAAGACAGATTTAAATCTGAAACCAAACAAGCAAAATGCAAATGCTAGGCTTCAGAACAACAGCTGAATTCGAATAAGcaatggaaaagaaagagagattGGGTTTGTGAAAAGAAAGAGTAGAATAGTGAGGAGGGTTGGAGTGACCGAGGCGTAAAAGGCGGGGAATAAGGGCTTAGGTCGGGTCGATTATAGATGAGATCACGAGAGAAAGCTGGATCTCACTCGCTTGCTTTCATTACTCACATATACTACTACTAGTATTATTCTACTGCTCATTTAGTTAGTCACTATTTTCTCTCTCTGTGGAACTTGAGCAGTTACAGGTTGAAAgtgagagagaagctctcataaTAACTCATAAGAGAGAGAAGAGGCTGCTGAGATTTGTGGGGTTTTCGATGCAATAGAGGCCAACTCAAGTATCAAAGCAAGGGTTGTGGCAAGTTGCAGCTGTTTCTCTTTCTCCCCCTGACAAGTCTGTGTGCACAACTATATTTTTAATATGGGGAGAGAGCCAACAGTATGTTGTATCTCTAGTTTTTAATTCATACATTAATTTCTATTTCAAGATTTTGTTTACTTTCactttttaaatttcaatttgatttgtttgaATTAGCTATTTAATTTTTCATGTTTGATTGATACATAAAAAAAACGAGTGCTTTTGTATCTTTATCTTTTTTTAATCGAGAGATTTTCAAGGATAACTGACGCAAGATTTGGAATTTGGTGAATAATAAATCCATCTATCCTATTTATTCTTCTCCATATAATATCATGACTTCGTTTGTTGGAGTTTGAAATTAAAACTTGGTGAATAATAAACTCATATATCCTATTTATTCTTCTCCGTGTAATACCATGATTTCGTTTGTTGGAGATCGAAACCATGATGTGCATCTAGACCATACGTCACACAGTGCCTTCTTACCACTAGCTGAAAGCGCTAAGGTTAATTTTGTGTGATAttattgtattaattttacaaaaCAAGTTTGAGGATCTTTTTATATATTGAGTTTAGGGCAACCAACTTCCTTGAGCTGCTCATAATTCTTCTTTAGGTTAGAATGAGGGAGAGGGGTAGATATTGACGTGAATTCAATAGCTTTTATTCAAATTTCATATGTATTAAGAGAttcacaaaatatatataaatacttgATAATTAAATTAGTCATAATTATATTATTAACTTGCGGTTGGTACATGAATCCATTTCAAAATTTGAATCTGTTTTTTACACCAAATGATTGAATTTAACTTTAATTGTTACAAATTAAATGGAAATACATATTAATAAATTATGGTTGATGACAAAaacttatatttaaaaataataataatttcagaGATCTCCCATCTTTAACTGACTTACTACACGGTGCAGCAGGGAAGATAAAACTGATGGCGATTTGCTGTTCCTGATCACAAATTGGCGTTACGTGCGCCGTGCGAGGGACTGGTCTTTGAGCGTGCGTGCGTGCTTTCGCCACCCTATGTTTGTCGCTCTCAGTCCCCATAACAGCAAAAGCGCAAAAGGCCTATTTGGCTATATGTTATGTCATCGCCCCTCTTTAAACAGTAACCTCTGCTTGCGGATTTGTGATGCCTTTTGTCATCTTATTACTCTTCAGTCTTCACTACAATTTAGTACCCGTTTGgtcataagaattattcactttttttcgaattttttttttcactttttttcgaaATCAGCGTttagccatgaaaattccaaatataacttaaagttgtatttggaatttgaataaTAAGAAGAacttatttttcaagtttttcacttttttcacgaTCAAaacaagtactccctccgtcccacaataagtgtcaccttagccaaatttttttatctcataataagtgtcaccttaggaaattAATGCATATATTGACAAGTTTTTTCCTACTTTGCCCTTAGACAAAAACTGATAAATTTATGTATTCAAGACAAAAAAGCACATAAAAATTTGGTATTGTTGAATTTTTAATGTTAAAAGGCTTACTTTttatgcatgctctaatcaaaagagaaaaataatttatttttattatataagggTAGTTTAATAAACTTTACATTGCATTATTGGTTTGTTAATATGCatgtttttggctaaggtgaaacttattatgggacggagggagtacatttcaacaacaaaaaaatataattttaaaaattatggccaaacacaactccaactccaaattccaaaaaaagtgaaaaacaaaaTTGGTTTCTATgcccaaacgcctacttagaaaAGTCCCTCATTGGTTTTACTTTTCCCTTTTTCGTTTTCCCACGATGTGTACCAAATCTGTGAAAATTTGTAGTCCTCCCCCCTTTTTTGTAAAGATTCTGCTGTCCCAATTTCACTTTGGAACCTCTTCATGAAATGTAATGGTCTACTTTCCCAATATAGCATTAGTTACTTTATGGCAATTTCATATTCTTTTAGATATATAGCAATAAATTGGTGTTCGTAACCTCGATCTTTGATATGTTTCAGAacttagggcccgtttggccatgaatttttttcatttttttcccgaaaacgtttttattttatttggaaatcaacatttgttcaaaaaaaatatttttacttttttcactttcaatacattcaaacaaccaaatatttttttataaaaactaTAACCAGacacaacttcatcttcaacttcaactctaactccaaaataccaaataaagtgaaaaatatttgattttcatggccaaatgcctacttaatTTGTTCGGAATGTGATGGTTTGGCTAAGACTTTTAGTGTAACCGATAGTTAATCAAACGATGCATCAACTTATTTTAGAACAAATTGATACTACTGATCTTGGGGTTAGTTTTTATCTGAAGTTCTTCTAACTAAAATAAGATGATCTCAATGACTTTGTTGAGTCTCACATTAGTGGGGATGTGGATTATGTGCCTGTTTATATGGTTTTTGATAATTCTCATCTTATGAATTATTCCCTCCGTCTTAAAATATTTATCGCATTTTTCATTTATATGTCCATTAAGAAATCATTTATAAGGGTAACATTTAGACTATATTACCCTCTTAAAATATTTCATCATGTTCTCTCTCATCAATAAGTATTTACTACATTAGTGATGAAACCTCTTAAATGTTGGTTTgtgaactcacaaaatcagcccattgatgtaattaatacaagggtaaaatagaaaaaagctacttaattttatcttgggtaaataaaatgacaaatattttgagataaatatttttagtaaggacgataaatattttgagacggagggagtaatttttaGGATTGAGTTAGGTTTAATATCCATTTTGTTATCATTGTATCAGAGTTAGGCTCCGGATATTCCGTCATGGCTGTGCTGGGGGTATTGAGTCTCAACATTGGTGAGAATGGGAATTATTATCTCTTATAAGGTACAATTTTCGCTAATGAACTAGCTTTTGGGATTAAATTGCGTCCAATACGTATTTGCTTATCAGAATTAAATTACTCTTGTGACTACCACCATCCTTATCCGTTAAGTAAGAGAGGGTTTGCACTTTATGTCAAAATTAAAATTTGAATGAAGAATAAAAGTGAGTTTGAGGCTTTAAGCTACCTGAAGCTTTTTATCTATCTGCAAGAAAGAAGCTTCACACATGgctcttttttacttttttctttcCCCTTTGGTTCATGGAGATGATTTTTATGTCATGATTAGCAAGGAAAGTTTGGAGTGATGGAATCTCTCTTAAAATAATCG
Encoded here:
- the LOC132645384 gene encoding protein Brevis radix-like 2, whose amino-acid sequence is MLTCIACSKQLNTGSLRQPEEDDTAATPSTKQAIKALTAQIKDMAIKASGAYKNCKPCSGGSNHNNQKPSYADSETGSVSERFHYSYKRTGSSNSTPRKMKGRLKVLSSGESTPVSVSGRSESVVGMEDDDEIKEWVAQVEPGVLITFVSLPEGGNDLKRIRFSRELFNKWQAQRWWAENYDKVMELYNVRRFNRQAVPLPIPPKSEDENLKLEYAESSPVTPPLTKERLPSHFHRSTGAGQLSSGSLERDPSYYDAGGLTSTPKLSSISATKSERPSMDASAWTSSSREADRSGELSVSNASDVETEWVEEDEPGVYITIRALPGGTRELRRVRFSREKFGEMHARLWWEENRARIQEQYL